The following are from one region of the Epinephelus fuscoguttatus linkage group LG11, E.fuscoguttatus.final_Chr_v1 genome:
- the LOC125897262 gene encoding cytochrome c oxidase subunit 7A2, mitochondrial, whose translation MNRHIFAFQQVARRTISSSVRRQVDNKVPQKQKLFQEDNGMPIHLKGGTGDAVLYRTTMALTVLGTGYVVYELVKAAFPQKRD comes from the exons ATGAACAGACACATATTT GCGTTCCAGCAGGTGGCGCGGCGGACCATTTCCAGCTCCGTCCGCCGGCAGGTTGACAACAAAGTGCCGCAGAAGCAGAAGCTGTTTCAG GAGGATAATGGGATGCCGATTCATTTAAAAGGAGGCACCGGCGATGCTGTGCTGTACAGAACAACGATGGCCCTCACTGTCCtgg GTACTGGATATGTTGTGTATGAACTGGTGAAGGCTGCGTTCCCTCAAAAGAGAGACTAA
- the LOC125897027 gene encoding cell cycle control protein 50A-like, giving the protein MMASSYNAKDEDGHITVSGPGGGSLRSKKPENTAFKQQRLPAWQPILTAGTVLPAFFIIGLIFIPIGIGLYVTSNNIKEFEVDYTGVDKSSPCFNCAENFSWNSTRPCTCTIPFYLEQPYESNVYMYYGLSNFYQNHRRYVKSRDDSQLNGDMESLVKPSKECEPYAFHENKPIAPCGAIANSMFNDTLELFYNDPNGTKIQIPLNTTGIAWWTDKHVKFGNPGGGNSNLTAVFQGTTKPVNWRRPVYELDANPDNNGFINEDFIVWMRTAALPTFRKLYRIINKKNNMVPTLPRGNYTLEVVYNYPVHSFEGRKRMILSTISWMGGKNPFLGIAYITVGSVCFFLGVVLLIIHHKCGNRNNSADISN; this is encoded by the exons ATGATGGCGTCTAGTTACAACGCCAAAGACGAGGATGGGCATATCACAGTGTCCGGGCCTGGTGGTGGGTCTCTGCGGAGCAAGAAGCCCGAAAACACTGCGTTCAAACAGCAGAGACTGCCCGCTTGGCAGCCCATCCTCACCGCAGGCACCGTGCTACCAGCCTTCTTCATCATCGGACTCATCTTCATCCCTATTGGCATCGGCCTGTATGTGACGTCCAACAACATCAAGGAGTTTGAG gtggATTACACAGGAGTGGACAAGTCCAGTCCCTGCTTCAACTGCGCCGAGAACTTCAGCTGGAACAGCACACGGCCCTGCACCTGCACAATACCTTTCTACCTGGAGCAGCCATATGAG AGCAATGTCTACATGTATTATGGCCTCTCCAACTTCTACCAAAATCACCGTCGCTACGTCAAGTCAAGAGATGACAGCCAGCTGAATGGAGACATGGAATCCCTTGTG AAACCCAGTAAGGAGTGTGAGCCATATGCTTTTCATGAAAACAAGCCAATTGCACCATGCGGGGCCATTGCCAACAGCATGTTCAATG ACACATTGGAGTTGTTTTACAACGACCCCAACGGCACAAAGATACAGATTCCTCTGAACACTACAGGTATTGCCTGGTGGACCGACAAGCATGTGAAGTTCGGGAACCCTGGAGGCGGCAACTCAAACCTCACAGCCGTTTTTCAAG GAACAACGAAGCCGGTGAACTGGCGCAGGCCCGTCTACGAACTGGACGCAAATCCAGATAATAACGGCTTCATCAATGAGGACTTTATCGTGTGGATGAGAACCGCCGCCCTGCCAACCTTCCGTAAACTCTACCGCATCatcaacaagaaaaacaacatggttCCAACTCTGCCCCGAGGAAACTACACTCTGGAGGTCGTCTACA ATTATCCCGTGCACAGCTTTGAGGGTAGGAAGCGGATGATCCTGAGCACCATCTCCTGGATGGGGGGCAAGAACCCGTTCCTAGGCATCGCGTACATCACCGTAGGCTCTGTCTGCTTCTTCCTGGGCGTCGTCCTGCTGATCATCCACCACAAATGCGGCAACCGCAACAACAGCGCTGACATTTCTAACTGA